Proteins from one Chloroflexota bacterium genomic window:
- a CDS encoding 3'-5' exonuclease has product MQKNLKHRDAAIEAAQSWMVQAPVFLDTETTGVKADDEVVSIGIVDTNGMTLLDTLIRPRKSIPMQATSVHGITNRDVANAPTMTETWPKLLRIIAGRLVVVYNAAFDMRLLFQSVSSPEKEQWTSETVCAMKLYAAFFGEWNSYHGSYKWQKLGLAAEQCGIALPDNLHNAVADAALTHRVVEYMTKQPITRRYEYA; this is encoded by the coding sequence ATGCAAAAAAATCTAAAACATCGCGATGCGGCAATAGAAGCCGCCCAAAGCTGGATGGTTCAGGCCCCGGTCTTTCTGGACACAGAAACTACCGGCGTCAAGGCTGATGATGAGGTGGTCAGCATTGGTATTGTCGACACCAACGGCATGACATTGCTGGATACGCTCATTCGGCCCAGAAAGTCAATTCCCATGCAAGCAACGAGCGTACACGGGATCACCAACAGGGATGTCGCCAATGCACCGACAATGACCGAGACATGGCCGAAATTACTCAGGATCATAGCGGGGCGTCTGGTTGTGGTTTACAACGCAGCCTTTGACATGCGCTTGTTGTTTCAGTCGGTTAGCTCACCTGAAAAAGAGCAGTGGACATCGGAAACTGTTTGTGCCATGAAATTGTATGCAGCGTTTTTCGGTGAGTGGAATTCCTATCATGGCAGCTACAAATGGCAAAAACTTGGTCTTGCTGCGGAGCAATGCGGTATCGCTCTGCCGGACAATCTGCATAACGCTGTGGCTGATGCTGCATTGACCCACCGTGTTGTGGAGTACATGACGAAGCAACCTATCACACGGCGTTACGAATACGCCTAG